The DNA window cgaaggtgcaaggaacacaaaacttagacaggttcgggccgcaagatacgtgataccctacgtcctgtatggtggtttgtattgcctttggtgtagaataatctggagatcgtgttttgaaaagatccctgccctcccttatatatccaggaggtcagggttacaagaatcctcaCCGATatcagccaaggaatcgtaccagaacatatctcggatagattccttccgtatcggttagttttatctcttatttaaacgggataaataagagataaacgagatgaataagagataagacggattTAATCTCTTAAATctctttaaactacgctatatacacagtcccgtggccccgggtctgacaaacccccgaactcttcgtagctgagtactgcaggcttatcgagtacttttcgaaGTAGGCTTCGGCTTccttgaagctccgtcttgaagtcctttttcgagtacttactcggctgcatcaaagctatgaggtgctcatgccccgaattttatccttgatatggtgtgcgattgaaaaatcgcactgcatatggagtagcccccgagccttaggttgaatcggagaattaggctgagagtcacattagtctgtaatcctccttactttttaaataaatttaaaaaataagtagtcgatgccatatatcccgcagcccccgagccttgaatccaaatctctcaaatttgggaaaaaggatccaagaatcgtggcattggtgttactctgaaatcctgaGAAAAACTTTTcgtcttctgcatagtgaaattaagcctcccgctggtttatttaaccgcgcggtgtcttaaggtttcttctgcactctcagtcttcatatgagtcgtcttcgagtagttttgcggcgtccagctcccgagcttacgagccaagagagccaaaggagccatgtcgagtagtgcgcatcgcccagcccccgagcctgagaactagcggaactgcgatggcacgccgcgctgcctagagggttgttgccgaagtttgacctgaaaaaagacaatgcacaaattatgtagcataatgcgaagataccgagtagtactcagtaataatgtgaagacaccaaaatttatttggtgtaaaaattgctgtgtcgagtTCTTTTTTAGatcatttaaatctcccgagcagtccacctgttacgtttaagcacctggtcctgttttagccgttgctcatagcgtgtatgagatctttatCTCGTGTACGCGTAGAGGCGTTAGGCGTGACAGAAGAGctgaggtttcacggattaagacatgtgctacccgagtagattagcgaccgttaagaggagacacgcgcagaaagtagtcgtcatgcgacaaagaggatgcacagtgcgcaaagatagtcagcaaagtgtagctctggagagtttcatgcccatcgagagtcatacacggataagtagtcggcgaagtgtagctctggagggtttcatgcccatcgagagtcgtacacggacaagtaatcgatcaaggagtagcccccgagggtttcatgcccgtcgagaggcgtacccaaaaaggtagccgatcctgtgaagaacaagttggaaaaggtataagtcacttagcttgattcgtggacgaatgtcgacgaagccgtggagctcgttgatggagctgggacggtttgttgatgaagctcgactagtcggagtcgattcctaCTAGTTTTtaagtcgagatgagtagttgaagtagtcgtcggcgggctgccgatcgtcctcgcgaagtcgaagtagtcgaactcgtcgctgctgcgtgcggatattgcggcacaagccgaagttgaaccgggtcgtcgaggtcgacggccgcggtgcatcgacgttgcagcgcgaggtgaagtcgagccgagtagtcgagatcgatgtagccgttcgctgaaggatccgatctcaaactcgatgaatcgatccgtcgatgcacatgcgtgaaggtagcaatccaccacctggtgaactagaaagatgccatcgagttcgctggtggatcttcgatgcgctcccctacttggcgcgccagctgtcggtgtttaaccggctgcccactgagggatatacccaaggtggtatgttttgggtgaggggatgCCGAAATCAGGaattcgaaggtgcaaggaacacaaaacttagacaggttcgggccacaagATGCGtgataccctacatcctgtatggtggtttgtattgcctttggtgtagaataatctggagatcgtgttttgaaaggatccctgccctcccttatatatccggaaggtcagggttacaagaattctAACCGATatcagccaaggaatcgtaccagcaCATATCTCGGATAGATTCCTTCCGTATCGATtagttttatctcttatttaaatgggataaataataaataaacgagataaataagagataagacggacttaatctcttaaatctctttaaactacgctatgtacacagtcccgtggccctggGTTTGACAGGATCCGATCtcaaactcgatgaatcgatccgccgatgcatatgtacgaagttgcaatccgccaccttgagtggattgacgTTGATGAAGAgatccttcaaattcgcccaatgatcgcgacgatcggccctacggtgggcgccagctgtcggaGTTTTTACCGCCAgactacctagggataccctaagataggtgattatttggtgagggatagccggatctggaacttgaaggtgaacgcaaggatacaagacacaaatttagacaggtttggggcgctagagtagcgtaataccctacgtcctgttttagAGTGTTGTATATTGTGCCCTGCGTTTTGGTGTTGAGGTGCCTgatggctgctctctgttggttctctgcctatctaggtattcctgccctcctttatatattccGGGGACGGGGTCCCTAGTAGGATTACacggtaggagtcctagtaggattacaaggtatgagttctAATAAGATTACAGTGGAAGcatagtaggaatcagacttttTTTTCCTCACaagtagcttccttgcggtacctaggggatctatccctgacaaaaATGACTAATCGCCACAGTCAAGGAGAACAGAATACGGGCTCTGGATCATAGTAAAAGGATTTGTCACCACAGTTACAATGACCAATCTCAGTTTTTCGATAGAAAACTACAACTAAACAAAACCTAACCCTAGACGGCGGCGGCTACTGAGTTCTTATGCAAAGAGAGACGTCCTAGGATTGGGGCGAGGGGGGGGGCGCCCACAACTTGAGCTTAAGGTCCAAAACTGGTGATGCAACAACTTGTCATGGTCACATAGAATGATTCACAAGGCTTTTGGAACTAGGAACAGAACCAAAAGAAGCGTCTCGTCGTCAAGTTTCCAACGCATCCAAGAACACCTTATTTGGACGCCGTATGAGGGAGATATCGCCGTTTTGGTGCAGGGTGGTCGACTGAATCCGAACCGAACTCGCAGTCCAAGTTGGCGACGACTTGTAGCTTGTGATGAGGCCGACTCGTGCATGTCCAGcgtggtgatgtcctcatcaaagcGTCTCATTCACCATGATGAATCATTGACCTCATTACTGTGTTCTTCAAGTTCTCGAACATATATCCTTCTCAAAGAATTAAGGAAAAAATCTATTTCTGACCATCGAACTATTGCCTAAGTTTAGTTTTGACCATCCAACTCTAAAATCATAAATATTTAACCATTCAATTATCAAAACCATTTATATTTGGCCATTACACGATTTTGCTAGATGGTTTTGTGACGTGGATGCCATATGGCgatgggcccacctgtcagccctcctctctctttcttctATCCTCTCCTCACTCTCTTTCTCGCTCCTGCTGCTCCGCCTCCACACCCTCCTCCGCGTCATCGCCATCGGCAGCTCTCAACTGCCCTGGCTCCGTCAGCTCCGGCGGTGGCACCAGCCTAgcgctcctgctcctcctccccgaTGCTCTACCACCCGTTGAATTACCCACTAGTTTCCTGACAAGGAAGCATTGAGATCCAACATTCTCGCCGAATCGAGCCAAATCATGCCGGACCACGGGGGCCGGCCGCAAGATCTCGTCGCATCGGGAGCACCTCTCTCTTGCAGCACCTCTCGCCACCGGTGAGGGACACCAGGAAGCCGAGCAAGCCCGCGGCGCGGTCTCCATGGGCATCGAGGCGGCACCTATGTCGTCCTCCTCCTAGGGCggtgtgtcagacccggggccacgggactgggtacatgacgtagtttaaaggggtttaagagattaagtccgtcttatctcttatttatctcgtttatctcttatttatcccgtttacataggagatagagctaaccgatgcagaaggaatctacccgagacatgttctggtacgattccttagctggagttggttagtatctttgtaaccccggcctcccggatatataaggaaggacagggacccctctcaaaacacgatctctaggtcattctacacaaaattcaatacaaaccaccatacacgacgtagggtgttacgcatcttgcggcccaaacctgtctaagctttgtgttccttgcaccttcgagttcctgatctcggcgtctcctcacccaaaacttaccaccttggatatatccctcggtgggcagccggttaaacaccgacacggTGCACACCGTGCCGGCCTTGAGCCCCGGTGGGTATGCAAAGAAGGCCaagtgagctcgagctccgccgtgGACTATCGGGAAAGCGAGCTGCGGCTCTGCCGCGGGCCAGCGCGGCCGGGCGAGCTGGAGAGGCGCGAAGGGAGGGTGGCGGCTGGTGCAGGGTGAGAGGAGAGGGATAGGAGAGGAGGGATGAGaactgacaggtgggccccacCACCATGTGACGTCCAAGTCAGCAAAACCACCACCAAAACCGGTCGATGATCAAATATAAACGGTTTTAAGAGTTAGGTGGCCTAAGATTTCTTATTTTGCAGTTCGATGGTCAAAATCAAACTAGATAATAGTTGGATGGCCGAAAATGGACCTCTTCAGAGAATTAATGAATTAATGGGGGCTTCAAATCAACTTCAGAAAGCAAAGTTCGGACTTAACCAAGCTTGGCTGGATTTGCGCTTAACGGACCACGGCGCGACCTTATATCCTGCAATACGTCCGGTACACAGAGCTCGTAGCAAAATCCCTGTCATCCTTTCAAAATAGAACAAATTTGGTTAGTTTGGCAGCCCTTGGATGCCTCCTGTCCAGGTGTCGGTGTCCCCATCTCATCAAAATGTGAAAAGCATCATCTCATGTCGCACTCATACCAAGCAAAGCTCCATCCCTCAAGCTAAGCACAAGCAGCCAACCAATCAAGTGAATGAGTGACAATGCATAATTTCCCACAAAATTAAGGGCGATAATCGCCGGAGACATTCCCCAAACGAATAATTGACACAAACAAACAAGCATATCGGTTCTTGAGGCAGGAAAACAATTCAAACGTTACATCAGCCCACGAGTTCTTTAATCGCATCGACCTGCAGACAGGGAATGGAGCTGCTAATAGCCGAACGGGCCCACACACACGTAAAGCCGGCTTTCAAGGTGCACAAACTCCACTTAACAAGATAACATGCCGTCCACTTCACTTTAAATATAAACAAAATAAATGGTGTTATCTGTCCAACACTGACACGAGAAGGGAACAGATTGTATTTGTATGATCAGCCCCCCATACTTtagtttttttataaaaaattaaTTTGACACGTAGGTAGGATGAGATATTTATATGATGATGAAAAGCTGCCCAGCAATTGTCAAAGCTTCTTGCCGGGCCGTTACTGGACGGCGTTGCACATCCCGGGGCGTGTCCGGCACCAGAGCGGCTGGATGGGCTCGGCCCGGACCCCTCTCCCCACCATGCGGTTGCGCCAGTCGGTGAGCCGGTCGGTCGCCTCGGCGTACCTCTTCCTGCCGGCCGCGTCGCGGTTGCCGGACCAGAGCGCCTCCGCCATGGCCGAGGCCCTCGGCCAGACCCGCCCGTCCAGCACCGTCGCGTCCACCTGCTCCGTCCACATggccacctcgccgccgatgACCAGCCGGGCCTCGTCGGCGGTGAGCCCGTACGCGATGTCGTAGTCGTACACCCGCTGCCACGTCTTGTAGGGCCCGCACCAGGACCCGCCTTTGGTGTCGAAGTCGCTGTTGGGGTCGTCGTAGATGCTGTTGTTGCCGACGAAGTCGCCGTGGCCGCAGTCGAGGTAGTAGAAGGACGCGGACGAGACGATGGCGCGGTACCCGGCCTGCACGATGAGCTTCGTGTTGTTGGGCCCGTTGTTCCACGTCTGCAGGATGGTCGTCGCCGGCGGGATCGCCGACGCGCTCACGTTCACGGCCGCGTCCAGCAGCACGTCCTCCCAGTACACGGCCGTGCGGTTCCTGGACACCACCAGCGGGTGCACCGCGCTGACGTAGCGCTCCAGGAGCTGGCTCAGCGTGGCGCCGCGGTCCAGGTCGGCCTGGATCGTGGGGTCCGCGTGCCAGCAGCCCGGGGTGACCTCGTCGGCGCCGGCGTGGTAGAAGCCGTCCGGGAAGAGGGAGGTCAGGTCGTTGACGACGTTGGTGATGACCTCGTATGTCTTGGGCGCCAGCGGGTTGAGCTGGCCGGCGCCGGGCTCCGCCGCGAGACGGTCGTCCCAGTCGCCGCCGGGCAGCCAGAACTGGCCCGCGCAGGACACGGCCTCCGGGTACGCGCCGGCCCACGACGCCGTGTGGCCTAAAATGTTATTTAGAGGTTAATTAGTTAGGCCGTAAGTAGATACCAATATCAATTGGGCCATTGAAAGCCCAGGAAGCTGGAAAAGACCGAGTAGCCTACCCGGCGAGTCTATCTCCGGCACGACGCGGACGCCGCGGCTCATGGCGAACTCGACGATGCGCTTGACGTCCTTGACGGTGTACCTCATATCCTCGCCGTAGGCGCCCTTCTCGGCGAGCTGCGGCTCGGAGGGAAGCTCGATGGGGAACGACTGCGAGTCCGTGATGTGCCAGTGGAACACGTTCATCTTGTTGGCCGCCATGACGTCGATGGTCCGCAGGATGTCGGACACGGGGAAGTAGGTCCTCCCGGTGTCGAGCATCAGCCCACGGTGAGGGTACAGGGGGCGGTCCTCAACACGCACGCCGGAGGCCACCAGAAGCAGGTCCCGGCCACGGCCGTGGCCGGCCCGCCACGCCAGCTGCGAGAACGTCTCGAGCCCGCGCATGGCGCCCCACGCGGTGACCGCGGTCAccgtggccgcgccgcctccgggGAGGATCTCCAGCGTGTAGGACTCGTCCACGCCGTGCTGCAGCGGGGCGGCGAGGTCGGACACGGCCACGGTCAGCTTCGCCAGCGCCGTCCCGGCGTTGATGTTGATGGTGACCGCCGGCCCGACGACGGGCCGGTACCGCTCCGTGACCATCAGCTTGGCGTAGCGCTCCGCGGCCGAGGCGAGGTACGGGTTCCCGGACGGCGCGACGATGTGGAACGACGGCGACACCGGCACGGCCGTGTACGGCTCCGCCCACGACATGGACACCGGCTTGGGCCAGACATTGATCGGGAACGACGcgtccgcggccgcgcgcgtcaGGAGCATCGCGAGCAAGAGCAGCAGCCGAAGGAGAAGCGTC is part of the Panicum hallii strain FIL2 chromosome 2, PHallii_v3.1, whole genome shotgun sequence genome and encodes:
- the LOC112882894 gene encoding beta-hexosaminidase 2 produces the protein MATLLLRLLLLLAMLLTRAAADASFPINVWPKPVSMSWAEPYTAVPVSPSFHIVAPSGNPYLASAAERYAKLMVTERYRPVVGPAVTININAGTALAKLTVAVSDLAAPLQHGVDESYTLEILPGGGAATVTAVTAWGAMRGLETFSQLAWRAGHGRGRDLLLVASGVRVEDRPLYPHRGLMLDTGRTYFPVSDILRTIDVMAANKMNVFHWHITDSQSFPIELPSEPQLAEKGAYGEDMRYTVKDVKRIVEFAMSRGVRVVPEIDSPGHTASWAGAYPEAVSCAGQFWLPGGDWDDRLAAEPGAGQLNPLAPKTYEVITNVVNDLTSLFPDGFYHAGADEVTPGCWHADPTIQADLDRGATLSQLLERYVSAVHPLVVSRNRTAVYWEDVLLDAAVNVSASAIPPATTILQTWNNGPNNTKLIVQAGYRAIVSSASFYYLDCGHGDFVGNNSIYDDPNSDFDTKGGSWCGPYKTWQRVYDYDIAYGLTADEARLVIGGEVAMWTEQVDATVLDGRVWPRASAMAEALWSGNRDAAGRKRYAEATDRLTDWRNRMVGRGVRAEPIQPLWCRTRPGMCNAVQ